One segment of Rubripirellula amarantea DNA contains the following:
- a CDS encoding DUF1552 domain-containing protein: MKNSSIQRRHLLRAAGASISLPYFASLPSTQASSRTTEPKHRMVCIGNMLGFYPEAFWPPTMLPKSPAGFAETKAFQFGRTTGPLDRVREHVTVLSGLDHGIKGGHFSIHALLSGVKQNDAKTMPMANVTVDQYAAEFVSGQTRFPTLTIGSESGIHGGCQLSWTRSGTRVPPIPGPQQLFTELFVGTKPQDKAAQKQRFELQGSILDFVRGGAADLKRKLNRSDQAKLDEYMTSVREVEQRLGRRREWVDIPKPESPFEPPKNQNMVDDLPVLYDLIALALQTDSTRIATLEIGGDFNPQDLGVRGGYHAFSHHGQQPDAIEALVTLETYQVEHFARFIEKLSSTEDEHGTLLDQTQVLFGSGMGNANSHTNSNLPLVLAGGGLEGKGHRHGRLLAFDETSSHRPPLTNLFVSMLQQFGVETDEFATSTGTLRGLV, translated from the coding sequence ATGAAAAATTCTTCTATTCAACGTCGCCATTTGTTACGTGCGGCAGGTGCTTCGATAAGCTTGCCCTACTTCGCGTCGCTGCCATCGACGCAAGCTTCAAGTCGCACAACCGAACCCAAGCACCGCATGGTTTGCATTGGCAACATGCTTGGGTTTTATCCCGAGGCGTTCTGGCCGCCGACGATGCTGCCGAAGTCGCCTGCGGGCTTCGCTGAAACCAAAGCGTTTCAGTTTGGTCGAACCACGGGTCCGCTTGATCGAGTGCGCGAACACGTGACGGTTCTTTCAGGTTTGGACCACGGAATCAAAGGCGGCCATTTTTCGATTCATGCCCTGCTTTCAGGCGTGAAGCAGAACGACGCCAAAACCATGCCGATGGCGAACGTGACGGTCGACCAGTATGCAGCCGAATTCGTTAGCGGACAAACTCGATTTCCTACGCTAACGATCGGGAGTGAATCGGGCATTCACGGCGGTTGCCAGTTGTCATGGACTCGCAGCGGTACCCGTGTGCCGCCCATCCCAGGACCGCAACAACTATTCACAGAGTTGTTTGTGGGAACGAAACCGCAAGACAAGGCTGCTCAAAAGCAGCGGTTTGAACTGCAGGGATCGATCCTTGATTTCGTGCGAGGTGGTGCGGCCGATTTAAAGCGTAAGCTCAATCGATCCGACCAGGCGAAGCTTGACGAATACATGACCTCGGTACGTGAGGTCGAACAGCGGTTGGGGCGACGTCGCGAATGGGTCGATATCCCAAAACCGGAATCGCCTTTCGAACCGCCCAAGAACCAAAACATGGTCGATGACTTGCCGGTGCTCTACGACTTGATTGCGTTGGCGCTGCAAACCGATTCGACCCGGATTGCCACTTTGGAAATTGGTGGCGACTTTAACCCTCAGGATTTAGGCGTTCGGGGTGGCTACCACGCGTTTTCGCATCACGGTCAACAGCCTGATGCGATTGAGGCATTGGTAACATTGGAAACGTATCAGGTGGAACATTTCGCGAGGTTCATCGAGAAGCTCTCGTCGACCGAAGATGAGCATGGCACTTTGCTAGATCAAACTCAGGTTCTTTTTGGTAGTGGAATGGGCAATGCAAATTCGCACACCAATTCGAACCTGCCTTTGGTACTTGCCGGTGGTGGATTGGAAGGAAAGGGGCACCGCCATGGTCGCCTGCTCGCTTTCGACGAAACGTCGTCTCATCGTCCACCGCTCACCAACCTTTTCGTTTCCATGTTGCAGCAGTTCGGCGTCGAGACCGATGAATTTGCGACCAGCACGGGTACGTTGCGAGGTTTGGTATGA
- a CDS encoding Lpg1974 family pore-forming outer membrane protein, with translation MSTRPICPHPDHPQDVVSLTSTACGSRITLSGCFNACVLTLFALLLPTGNSSGQDSSSSGYSFDSSTEYTTESGVTTADHLYGQPQSDTVSQASYTPGGVDLLTEVADLQIQMQSQANQIESLRHQLGASSMRQPARSSAQWFASYESVLVAPMQDNSTGVIVETDEGYSHVGFPWELEHSPRVQFGREAEADSLGWRVRFWEFRHGEDFDANDTNGLLPTGYEGTVGYVSEDGDITTGIAFIQEGTFLSTIRTDVIDFEMQRNIARPLDLYAGIRYAKVGQSYSAITDQGNATARSEFRGLGPTVALRLNHVLPYERLALFTNVRGSMLFGSKSYAVGDNVNNVVQSVGEIDLRSGSDSADTLAGNAEIQLGIRYEPCEYFNISVAIEGQHFANVGGPNPSGVFTGADSGLASGTPIDDGLGFLGLTVGTEVRW, from the coding sequence ATGTCGACTCGCCCCATTTGCCCGCACCCTGACCATCCTCAAGATGTGGTGTCATTGACGAGCACCGCTTGCGGTTCACGAATCACACTTTCAGGATGCTTCAATGCCTGCGTCTTAACTTTGTTTGCTTTGTTACTACCTACGGGCAACTCATCTGGCCAAGATTCCTCCTCGTCGGGTTACTCATTCGACTCATCAACCGAGTACACCACCGAATCGGGCGTCACGACAGCGGATCATCTTTATGGTCAACCGCAATCCGACACCGTCAGCCAAGCCAGTTACACACCCGGCGGAGTCGACTTGCTGACCGAAGTCGCCGACTTGCAAATTCAGATGCAATCGCAGGCCAACCAAATCGAATCGCTCAGGCACCAACTCGGCGCTTCGTCGATGCGACAACCTGCCCGGAGTTCGGCACAGTGGTTTGCGAGCTACGAAAGCGTGCTGGTCGCGCCGATGCAGGACAATTCAACGGGCGTTATCGTCGAAACTGACGAAGGCTATTCGCATGTAGGATTCCCCTGGGAACTTGAACACAGCCCGCGAGTGCAGTTCGGTCGAGAGGCCGAAGCCGACTCGCTAGGTTGGCGTGTTCGCTTTTGGGAATTTCGTCATGGCGAAGACTTTGACGCCAACGACACCAATGGATTGCTACCCACGGGATACGAAGGCACGGTTGGCTATGTCAGCGAAGATGGCGACATCACTACCGGAATCGCGTTCATCCAAGAAGGCACCTTTCTGAGCACGATTCGCACCGATGTGATTGACTTTGAAATGCAGCGAAATATCGCGCGCCCCTTGGACCTTTACGCAGGCATCCGATATGCCAAAGTCGGTCAGAGTTACTCGGCTATCACGGACCAGGGCAACGCAACCGCACGCTCGGAATTTCGCGGGCTCGGCCCCACCGTCGCTTTGCGATTGAATCACGTTTTGCCGTACGAACGCTTGGCTCTGTTCACAAACGTTCGCGGGTCGATGCTATTCGGTAGCAAATCCTATGCGGTCGGCGACAACGTCAACAACGTCGTCCAATCCGTCGGGGAAATTGATCTTCGCAGTGGCAGCGACAGTGCTGACACCTTGGCCGGGAATGCCGAAATTCAACTTGGCATTCGCTACGAACCTTGCGAGTACTTCAACATCAGCGTCGCGATTGAAGGCCAACACTTTGCTAATGTCGGCGGCCCCAATCCTTCGGGCGTATTCACTGGGGCTGACAGCGGATTGGCCAGCGGAACCCCCATCGACGATGGCCTGGGGTTTCTAGGCTTGACCGTAGGAACCGAAGTCCGCTGGTAG
- a CDS encoding DUF1592 domain-containing protein — MRRVQGLLAFAAAITVMVGTDSLVVQAVENSQAKLYEFVESYCIECHLEDDPSGEREFESLDLASLDSDTQFAVQEMIDQLTLGSMPPVDASQPSVEERLDAIEVMTAELAVMRSKSNSTGGRTILRRLSRREYRNTVRDLLGIDMTMFDPTLEFPADNLAGNFDNVGDALVTSGHLLERYLGAADQCIEKALEATSPPQVQSWHFKDKFVQQAELNAAHRRAFRNRFICLYDHPLSDMPEGAYGHVAEFKDGVHADGVYEIRVLAKAMHRDSPYELKALRIDLAEPFRLGIRPGDTAINDMVHVQPIQPLLAEQNVEPGDFQWYTFNVRLDRGFAPRFTFENGIHDFRGSIGRIYRMNRNLLPPSIQGEQGIFTQRIALIDQGQVPHIRIDEVKIRGPVDYPWPSPSHQAVLGTKSFDGEHAPELIERFASRAFRRQPTDEEVRDLSGFYEQQIEAGREPIDAYKDTLKAILCSPLFLYFQTVEQDAAPSVKQSVLAERLAYMLTSTTPDERLRRLADSGRLSDRDVLIGEVRRLLSSRASEAFAADFLDSWLNLRALGSMPPDPNQFAQYYSGDLQLDMKTETRLFLQDLIRRNAPLTEWLSAKHSFINRDLAKLYQVEDEFPSDDPTSFRRFEFLDNDRGGLLGQASVLTVSANGIETSPVVRGVWLLENVLGTPPPPPPDDVPEIDPDTRGTKTIRDQLTKHRESETCYQCHRKIDPPGFALECFDAIGQTRRFYDKRRRLQVDTSGELPGGLAFDGPSEFKQHLLSRKEFFVRTFTERLITHALGRPVEATDRAEVDAIIQEVASRGYPTRELIESVVLSEMFGR; from the coding sequence ATGAGACGGGTGCAAGGGTTGCTTGCCTTCGCCGCAGCGATCACGGTGATGGTTGGCACCGATAGTTTGGTGGTGCAAGCAGTTGAAAATTCGCAAGCTAAGCTTTACGAATTCGTTGAAAGCTACTGCATCGAATGTCATCTCGAAGATGATCCGTCCGGCGAACGGGAGTTCGAGTCTTTGGATCTTGCATCGTTAGATTCCGACACCCAGTTCGCAGTTCAAGAGATGATTGACCAGTTGACTCTCGGTAGCATGCCACCGGTCGATGCATCGCAGCCGAGTGTCGAGGAAAGGCTTGATGCGATCGAGGTGATGACTGCTGAATTAGCGGTCATGAGGTCGAAGTCTAACAGTACTGGCGGACGCACCATTTTGCGTCGGCTTTCTCGTCGAGAGTACCGCAACACAGTCCGTGACCTGCTGGGGATCGACATGACAATGTTTGATCCCACGTTGGAGTTTCCTGCTGACAATTTGGCTGGCAACTTTGACAACGTCGGCGATGCGCTCGTGACGTCGGGACATTTGCTCGAGCGATATCTTGGTGCGGCCGATCAGTGCATTGAAAAAGCGTTGGAGGCGACTTCCCCACCACAGGTTCAATCTTGGCACTTCAAAGACAAGTTCGTTCAACAAGCAGAGTTGAATGCGGCTCATCGGAGGGCGTTTCGAAACCGTTTCATCTGCCTTTATGATCACCCGCTGTCGGATATGCCCGAAGGCGCGTACGGGCATGTCGCCGAATTCAAAGATGGCGTGCATGCCGATGGCGTTTACGAGATTCGCGTCTTGGCCAAGGCAATGCATCGTGATTCGCCGTATGAACTCAAAGCACTTCGCATCGACTTAGCGGAACCGTTCCGACTAGGAATCCGTCCAGGCGATACTGCCATCAACGACATGGTGCACGTGCAACCGATTCAACCTTTGCTGGCCGAACAGAACGTCGAGCCGGGCGATTTTCAATGGTACACCTTTAACGTTCGGCTGGATCGTGGTTTCGCGCCTCGGTTTACGTTCGAGAACGGCATCCACGACTTTCGAGGATCGATCGGTCGCATCTATCGCATGAACAGAAACTTGCTTCCACCATCCATTCAGGGCGAGCAAGGAATCTTTACCCAGCGAATTGCATTGATAGATCAAGGGCAGGTTCCCCACATCCGCATCGACGAAGTGAAAATACGAGGACCCGTCGACTACCCTTGGCCTTCGCCGAGCCACCAAGCCGTGTTGGGAACGAAGTCGTTTGATGGCGAGCACGCACCCGAGTTGATTGAACGATTTGCCTCTCGAGCGTTTCGCCGACAACCGACGGACGAAGAAGTTCGCGATCTAAGCGGCTTTTACGAACAGCAAATTGAAGCGGGGCGTGAACCGATTGACGCGTACAAGGACACATTGAAGGCGATCTTGTGTTCGCCGTTGTTTCTGTACTTTCAAACGGTTGAGCAAGACGCGGCGCCTAGCGTTAAGCAAAGTGTCCTGGCCGAACGTTTGGCCTACATGTTGACCTCGACAACCCCTGACGAGCGTTTACGTAGACTCGCCGACTCGGGAAGGCTTTCGGATCGCGATGTCTTGATTGGCGAAGTTCGTCGATTGCTTAGCAGTCGTGCTTCCGAAGCGTTCGCTGCCGATTTCCTTGACAGTTGGCTCAACTTGCGGGCACTGGGATCGATGCCGCCTGATCCGAATCAGTTTGCACAGTACTATTCTGGCGATCTTCAGCTCGATATGAAAACCGAGACTCGCCTGTTTCTTCAAGACTTGATCCGTCGGAACGCGCCGTTGACCGAGTGGTTGTCGGCGAAGCACTCGTTCATCAACCGTGACTTAGCAAAGCTCTATCAGGTTGAAGACGAGTTTCCGTCCGATGATCCAACGTCGTTTCGCCGTTTTGAGTTTTTGGACAACGACCGCGGTGGTTTGCTTGGACAAGCGAGTGTGCTGACGGTATCGGCCAATGGCATCGAAACTTCACCCGTCGTGCGCGGCGTTTGGCTACTAGAAAACGTGTTGGGTACGCCACCGCCACCTCCTCCCGATGATGTCCCAGAGATCGATCCAGACACTCGAGGTACAAAGACGATTCGTGACCAGCTCACCAAGCATCGCGAAAGTGAGACATGCTACCAGTGTCATCGCAAGATTGATCCACCGGGCTTTGCGCTAGAGTGTTTTGATGCGATCGGCCAAACCCGTCGCTTCTATGACAAACGCAGAAGACTTCAGGTCGATACTTCAGGTGAACTGCCTGGCGGGCTTGCCTTTGATGGTCCGTCGGAGTTCAAACAACATCTTCTTTCGCGAAAAGAGTTCTTTGTTCGCACGTTCACCGAACGATTGATCACCCACGCTCTCGGCCGACCGGTCGAGGCCACCGACCGAGCCGAAGTCGATGCAATCATTCAAGAAGTTGCATCGCGAGGCTATCCCACGCGCGAGTTAATCGAATCGGTCGTGCTAAGCGAAATGTTTGGTAGGTAA